In the Streptomyces sp. SJL17-4 genome, GGAGTTCCGCGTCTCCTGCGCCGCCCTGACCACCCCCGACCTCGTCGAGGGCATCCGCGCCCAGGTCGTCGACAAAGACCGCAACCCCCGCTGGACCCCGCCGACGCTTCCCGAGGTCACGGACGAGTCCGTCGCCCGCCACTTCGCCGTACCGGCCGGTGGCGACCTCGGCCTCGCCGCCGCCCGGCAGTCCGTGGCGCACGGGCAGGCCACGGGGCAGGCGGCCGACGACCGGCCCGCCACCGGGCAGACCACCGAAGACCGGGGACCCCGGGACCGCGCGTGACGACGACCGCCACCACCTCCTTCCAGCCCGTCCTCGACCGCATCGCCGAGGAGATCGCCGAGCTCACCGACCGGGGCACCCCGGCCGACTACATCCCCGCGCTCGCCGCCGGCGACCCCACCGACTTCGGCATGGCCGTGGCGGAACTCGACGGCACGGTCTACGGGGTGGGGGACTGGCGGCGGCCCTTCTCCACCCAGTCCGTCACCAAGGTCTTCACCCTCGCGCTCGCCCTCGCCGGAGAGGGCGACGCACTCTGGGCCCATGTCGGCAGGGAACCCTCCGGCGACCCGTTCAACTCCCTGGTCCAGCTGGAATACGAGAACGGCATCCCGCGCAACCCGTTCATCAACGCCGGCGCCCTCGTCGTCACCGACCGCCTGCACCGGCTGACCGGCGACGCGTCGGGCAGCCTGCTGGCCTTCCTGCGCGCCGAGAGCGGCAACCCGGACCTGGCGTTCGACACCGCCGTGGCCGCGTCGGAAGCCGCCCACGGCGACCGCAACGCCGCCCTCGCCCACTTCATGGCCTCCTACGGCAACATCACGGGACCG is a window encoding:
- a CDS encoding glutaminase, producing the protein MTTTATTSFQPVLDRIAEEIAELTDRGTPADYIPALAAGDPTDFGMAVAELDGTVYGVGDWRRPFSTQSVTKVFTLALALAGEGDALWAHVGREPSGDPFNSLVQLEYENGIPRNPFINAGALVVTDRLHRLTGDASGSLLAFLRAESGNPDLAFDTAVAASEAAHGDRNAALAHFMASYGNITGPVPELLREYFRQCSLEASCADLALATGFLARHGLRSDGSRLLTRSQAKQVNAVMLTCGTYDAAGDFAYRVGLPGKSGVGGAVVAVVPGRCTLCVWSPGLDDRGNSVAGVTALDRFTTITGLSVF